The Solea solea chromosome 15, fSolSol10.1, whole genome shotgun sequence genome segment CATTGTAGTCACTTTTCACCATATGAGCGGTTTTGTGTTGTATCATTTTTATATGTATTGTTGGTTGCAGTAGTATTATGCAGAattcttgtctttcttttctttatgttcCACTTCTTACACCAGCAGCAGTATGAGTGGCACAACACCAGCAGAGGACACCTCACTTTAACCACTCCGTCATGTTCACTGCCAAATATGTTCATCGTTCATCTGAGAAGGGCAGAAACAGCAGATCAagccctcctctcctcctcttcctagGCATGTGTGTGGACCGACACCAAAGGATCGCCTTCTGAAATCGCCACCTGCGTCCAGAAACTGGTTCCCTGGTCCAGCTCCAGCCACGATGTCTTCATCGTTGAGCTAACGGTCCCTGGGGAGGAGGACATCGATGCACGCTATCTGACAGCAGAGGCAGAACAACGAGGTTTGAAGGTGAGGGTGTGCCCAGTGGAAGTGGGTTGCAGGGGCTTTGTGGCATCAGAGGGCAAACGCAGAGGAAATGAACCAAAGAACTCTCCACTGAGGCTGAACAGAGCAGTCATTGGTTGTGCCAAAGACCACTCGAGTCACCAGGACTGATGAGCTTGTGGTGGACCTTCCTCAGCTGAGTGTCTTGTGATGAATGGCTGAAACCCCCAATGAGGCTGGGGTACACAACTGATGAGGTGTCACAGGGGAACTAAGTGGTCACCATCTAAACACTCTGATAACTAACTAGTCCTACAAGGAGAATATAATCTCCGCCCCTCTGTTCCCACCTATAGTGATGGAGTAGGGGGTGGCAAAGTGTACAGGCTGGCACAGAGGGGGAGTGGGTGGCCCGGTCCGGCTACTCTCCCTGGCTCGGCCTTCCCCGCCACATCTTTCTCCTAAAGGACAGACGTTATAAGTGCACAGTCATGTGATTGTGTGACTTATTACTGCAGAATGAGCCTCTtacatttatatcaggagcttAGTCTGGTCTGCGGAGGCCATTTtggtttttacagtagcccactaTGGACAAACAAATGATGCAGACTAAAGTCAACACACTTGGAAAGGAAGGGTGAGGTGATATATTTACCTTCACcaataaatattaatacatttatcaGTATTTCAACTGAACAAGAAATGAACTTTGTGAGTTGAAACAAAGCAAATCTTCATAGGTCTTTACTATTGTTCTTAAGGCAGCAATTGAGCTTAAGTTTATTAGTTAAACCACCTTAAAATGTTTTGCTGTGTATATGTTGTGTCTCAGTGTTCTTCCACTTAATAACTTGCTGTTTCAGggcttttatatatatgttataagtACACAGGAAAACGAACCCTCATAGTAAAGAACTCTTTTTTGACATTAGCAATTGAAATATATCACAAATGTTTAttgcattttcaaaaatgtattttaatgagCCTTAAATGTTGCAACACTGATGTCAAACCAGCAGTTTTTCAATTAAATTGATAAGCTCAACATGACAACACGTGCTCAGGTGAACTCCATGATTAGCCTGATGACTCAAACAGCAGGAATGTTGACTGAGCACTGACCTCAAACTGAAACTAAGTTTTTCTCACAGGCCACAAAAACACTTGTTACACACAATTGTAAATAGTGTAAATAGTGTTGTTGTGAGCTCATGTTACCACCTCTGTCCTCTAGTCAACACTTGTTTCCCAGACTGTTGGACTGACTGCACTTTTTATCTGTATCATGATCTTTTCAGCTGCCTGTGAGTTTCCTTAACTATTTTATCACAGCAGTGAAGAcacaacacctgtgtgtgactgacagtgaggcgtgtgtgacagaaggatatCAGCAGAATAGAACGGGAACGTCTTCAAAGGGGTCGTGGGGTCAACAATGGGACACGTTTCGTGTCTCAAATACCGTCACGGTGGATATAAAGTCCTGTTTGACCCTCCACTGTGGAGACGGTTGTCACGTATTCTCCACTGTGCCACCACGACTGTTGTGTTTAGACACGCCTGTTTCACAGAAATGAAACGTGGTTCCgtgtgtgacctgtgtgacCTGATCATCGAGTATATCAAGCTTTAAAGCAGCAGTGGTGCATCTGAAGAATCCTGTCACGGTGACAGTCCTGGACCATGGAGCAGCCACTctttgtgttcttcttcttcttcctcgtccTGGTTTCATCCTGCTGGAGTTGGAACGTGCCAGAGTTTTGTTTGGGGAAACAATGTCCCGTGTTCAAGACGGTGAATTCACAACCGGTAAGTTTTAAAACAGTTCACACACGATGACTCTAGTACGTGCAGACAGACGGTTTAATGCTTCTGTGGCGTACAGCTGTTTGAGGAGCGTCAATATGAGGCCACTGACTGGATTTCCACCAGAGCAGAAGCTCGCTCCAGAGAAGCTTTTCTCCGTGCACGCTCCACGCTGGACTCGTACTGCACGGAACATGCAAGTATGTCtgtaaacattattttaaaaatgttctgatgtgttcatttttcatttaaagctgtaaagtgtcacttttgctgtttttttgttgattatattattatttttgcaaacGTGATAAAGTGGAAACTGCAGTGAGATTGCTGTCTGATGCCCAAACTACAGCAACAACAGCCTCTGTGCTTTACACtagtgtgtgatgtcatccaCTCAACAGCCTCCGTGCTTTACACtagtgtgtgatgtcatccaCTCAACAGCCTCTGTGCTTTACACtagtgtgtgatgtcatccaCTCCCGCAGTCAATGTTATGTACAATATACACCAACGTTAAACCTGATGAAAGAAAGTATGAATGGGATTGTAAAGCTGAATATAACCTTATAATATAATCTTGAAAAGCTTTGGGACATTTTGAAATGTGGATggtactatcagacctgacggaGGGAGCGTTTAAgcgtgtatacagcagcagcccTGGGCGGacggggacaagaagcatttatcccattACACTCCTGAAAGAGGGTTATTTTAAGTATATTATTCACTTATAATGAATActtgtgagtatgtgtgtgtgtgagaggttgGATCTACAGTAAATATGCtccatttaccatttacttTCAGATGTGAAAGTTGCCACAGACACATGGCCTGTACTGGCCATAGCCACAGGAGAGGAAGATAGTGGGGAGCAGTTTCTGTGCTGGTTTATTGACCCTGATCAAACCATACCTGAAAACACTCCTCCACAAATCCCAGTGCGACATGTACCTACATCTACAGTCTACGTCAGGTAAGCATTTCTTTGCATTTCTTGTTTTCTGCACCCAAAACcaacatatttatttagtattattattattattattatcatcataaaatTATGAGGAGAGTCTAAGTCAAATCAGGACCAACAAAAGTCCAAGTatcacagcagaaacacaacagcgTGTCTCTCACACGTCACACAACAGTTATCAGATGTCAGATGTCAGATATCATTGTTTCGTTTCTTTGGAAACATTTTTGGCATAGACATAAATCTGTCCAACACATACAGATACAATACAACGTGATCAGAAGGATAACAAATATATTCACACtggaaacaaatgttattgCATTAGTTTTTGCtggactatccctttaaaccctctgtcattgttttcctctttttataTTGCAGGACGTTCAATGGTCTGCCTTCCCTTGAGAACTTTGAGAAGAATGCAGCAGAACTTCGTAAGGCCTTGAGAAATGCTGGGAGAGCGTTTGACGAACAGACATATGGAGTTGCTGCCTATGGTTTCCTCACAAATCTAAAGCAAGAGATCTGGATCTGGGCTGTGTGACGGCTCCAGGTGTCACGCTCCGTATTCTGTCCAGACCTATCCACTCATTGAAGTTGTTCTCTGCTGATAGAAATGTAAATGTCTGACACAATATTCAAATGTATAATTAAATCACTcgaaaaaaagagacatgattacatacatacatacaaataaatcactaggatcGTATGTTGGTGAGCTAGACATTTTCAATCATGTGAAATAGAACCAACTTTTAGACCATAATATGATCCCATCTTTAATTCACATGCACATTTTTGtgtctctctccactgacaACAGTCGGCTTCATTTCTATATGAAGTGATTTGACATATAGAATATAGACATATTGAAGGACATATAGATTGCAGTTAGGTTTTCACACTTTATCTAACTCTGTATTGTATCTCAGCAGATCATTCTTATTCA includes the following:
- the LOC131474207 gene encoding heme-binding protein 2-like; translation: MEQPLFVFFFFFLVLVSSCWSWNVPEFCLGKQCPVFKTVNSQPLFEERQYEATDWISTRAEARSREAFLRARSTLDSYCTEHANVKVATDTWPVLAIATGEEDSGEQFLCWFIDPDQTIPENTPPQIPVRHVPTSTVYVRTFNGLPSLENFEKNAAELRKALRNAGRAFDEQTYGVAAYGFLTNLKQEIWIWAV